A DNA window from Halomonas zincidurans B6 contains the following coding sequences:
- a CDS encoding amino acid deaminase — protein MTEPMSEPAKRKAISNKGTPETGRSLLNGVSLPAAAIFEAPLSHNLAWMQRFAEAHGAHLAPHGKTTMTPALFRRQLEAGAWGITLATAPQCRAAFASGVPRLLLANQLVGEANMAIVAGLIEAGAEFYCVVDGEANARALGRFFAARGLTLNVLIELGVPGGRTGCRSPERVFELARLVDAEPALQLAGMEGYEGVVTDASQGADPVPAIRDYAARLVECAQRLDRDGLIGVGEPLVTASGSAWYDLIAEAFDAAELRERFTPVLRPGCYVVHDHGLYRQAQRGVLARRPDLHEGLKPALEVFAQVQSLPEPGLAIVALGKRDIGFDQLPEPLRRYREQGPREGGRADETLSVAGWRLTRLMDQHAFIELPAGSDDVAVGDIVAFGASHPCLTFDKWRQVLLVDDALSVREMMETRF, from the coding sequence ATGACTGAACCGATGAGTGAACCGGCCAAGCGCAAGGCAATAAGCAACAAGGGCACGCCCGAGACGGGGCGCTCGCTGCTGAATGGGGTCAGCCTGCCGGCGGCGGCGATCTTCGAGGCGCCGCTTTCGCACAATCTGGCCTGGATGCAACGCTTCGCCGAGGCGCATGGCGCGCATCTCGCACCGCACGGCAAGACCACCATGACCCCGGCGCTGTTCAGGCGCCAGCTCGAGGCCGGCGCCTGGGGCATCACCCTGGCGACCGCCCCGCAGTGCCGCGCGGCCTTCGCCAGCGGCGTACCGCGCCTGTTGCTGGCCAATCAGCTGGTCGGCGAGGCCAACATGGCGATCGTCGCCGGGCTGATCGAGGCCGGCGCCGAGTTCTACTGCGTGGTCGACGGCGAGGCCAACGCCCGCGCGCTGGGACGGTTCTTCGCCGCGCGCGGGTTGACGCTCAACGTGCTGATCGAACTGGGTGTGCCCGGCGGGCGCACCGGCTGCCGCTCGCCGGAGCGGGTGTTCGAACTGGCGCGTCTGGTCGACGCCGAACCGGCGTTGCAACTGGCCGGCATGGAGGGCTACGAGGGCGTCGTGACTGACGCGTCGCAGGGCGCCGACCCGGTGCCGGCGATTCGGGATTATGCCGCACGGCTGGTCGAGTGCGCGCAGCGCCTCGATCGCGACGGCTTGATCGGTGTCGGCGAGCCGCTCGTCACCGCCTCGGGCTCGGCCTGGTACGACCTGATCGCCGAGGCCTTCGACGCCGCCGAACTGCGCGAGCGCTTCACGCCGGTGCTGCGCCCGGGCTGCTACGTGGTTCACGACCATGGCCTCTATCGTCAGGCCCAGCGCGGCGTGCTGGCGCGCCGCCCGGACCTGCACGAGGGGTTAAAGCCCGCGCTCGAGGTGTTCGCCCAGGTGCAGTCGCTGCCCGAGCCGGGACTGGCGATCGTCGCCCTGGGCAAGCGCGACATCGGCTTCGACCAGTTGCCCGAGCCGCTGCGTCGCTATCGAGAGCAAGGGCCGCGCGAGGGCGGCCGCGCCGACGAGACGCTGAGCGTCGCCGGCTGGCGGCTGACCCGGCTGATGGACCAGCACGCCTTCATCGAGCTGCCCGCGGGAAGCGACGACGTCGCGGTCGGCGACATCGTCGCCTTCGGCGCCTCGCACCCCTGCCTGACCTTCGACAAGTGGCGCCAGGTGCTGCTGGTCGACGACGCGCTTAGCGTTCGTGAGATGATGGAAACCCGATTTTGA
- a CDS encoding TRAP transporter small permease subunit — MLTQKFQLAAHKLAHGAAIAAGYAALGLSLLIAFEVIARKFFNFSLQGVDEIGGYVLAIGVAFSFAYALLHRAHTRVDMLLVKLPVPLRAFLNTLAMLLLAAFAAFMLWRAVETLRETLEFGSRASTPLQTPLWIPQTLWGLGLGVFALLAVLLALRALSLLLHGCFASINGEFDPRSADDELDEARQDYGASVPESQQRRSPS, encoded by the coding sequence ATGCTGACGCAGAAATTCCAACTGGCCGCCCACAAGTTGGCCCATGGCGCGGCCATTGCGGCGGGTTATGCCGCCCTGGGCCTGTCGCTATTGATTGCCTTCGAGGTAATAGCGCGCAAATTCTTCAACTTTTCCTTGCAGGGCGTCGACGAGATCGGTGGCTACGTGCTGGCCATCGGCGTGGCCTTCAGCTTCGCCTATGCCTTGCTGCATCGTGCCCATACCCGGGTCGACATGCTGTTGGTCAAGCTACCGGTGCCTCTGCGCGCCTTCCTGAACACGCTGGCCATGCTGCTGCTGGCAGCCTTTGCCGCCTTCATGCTATGGCGGGCTGTCGAGACGCTACGCGAGACCCTGGAATTCGGCAGCCGCGCCAGCACGCCGCTGCAGACGCCGCTGTGGATTCCCCAGACCCTGTGGGGCCTGGGTCTTGGCGTGTTCGCCTTGCTGGCGGTGCTGCTGGCACTACGTGCTCTAAGTCTATTGCTGCACGGTTGTTTCGCGTCCATCAACGGCGAGTTCGATCCCCGCTCCGCGGATGATGAACTGGACGAGGCGCGTCAGGACTACGGCGCCAGCGTGCCCGAATCTCAGCAGAGGAGAAGCCCCTCATGA
- a CDS encoding GntR family transcriptional regulator, with the protein MSETPSIKFEDRADTSSRATPLRRHTLYEAVTERLREMVLEGELPPGSRISERQLCDAFEVSPTPLRQALKVLANEGLVELLSNRGAKVTVVDPAEVADLFEVMASLERLSGSLLATRASDAEITEIRTLHERMMEHFHANQRHEYFQVNQAIHRRLTEIAGNRVLLDLETSLSLKITRARYAANMQLGRWEESAREHEYFVEALERRDAQALSDALSLHMHKTGNAVLQGLRQG; encoded by the coding sequence ATGTCAGAGACACCATCCATCAAGTTCGAAGACCGAGCCGACACCTCATCGCGGGCGACACCGCTGCGCCGCCACACCCTCTACGAGGCGGTCACCGAGCGCCTTCGGGAAATGGTCCTGGAAGGTGAACTTCCCCCGGGCAGCCGCATCTCCGAGCGGCAACTGTGCGATGCCTTCGAGGTATCGCCGACCCCGTTGCGCCAGGCACTCAAGGTACTGGCCAACGAGGGGCTGGTGGAGCTGCTGTCCAATCGCGGCGCCAAGGTCACCGTGGTGGATCCGGCCGAGGTCGCCGATCTGTTCGAGGTCATGGCGTCACTGGAACGCCTTTCCGGTTCACTGCTGGCAACGCGCGCCAGCGATGCCGAAATCACTGAAATCCGCACCCTGCACGAGCGCATGATGGAGCACTTCCACGCCAATCAACGTCACGAATACTTCCAGGTCAATCAGGCCATTCATCGCCGACTCACCGAGATCGCCGGGAATCGTGTGCTTCTGGATCTGGAGACGTCTTTGTCACTGAAGATCACCCGTGCCCGCTATGCTGCCAATATGCAGTTGGGACGCTGGGAGGAATCCGCCCGAGAGCACGAATACTTCGTCGAGGCGCTGGAACGCCGCGACGCTCAGGCGCTTTCCGATGCGCTGAGCCTGCACATGCACAAGACCGGCAACGCCGTCCTCCAGGGCCTTCGTCAGGGCTGA
- the hydA gene encoding dihydropyrimidinase: MRFDTLIKNALIITAVDRFSADIGIHGGRITALGRDLGEADDIIDAEGLWVLPGGIDAHCHLDQPLGDGAVMADDFHSGTRSAAAGGTTTVIPFAAQHKGQSLRAAVEDYHRRSEGKAFIDYAFHMIVTDPNETVLKEELPALIEEGYSSFKIYMTYDDLRLNDREILNVLALARREGAMVMVHAENADCIAYLAELLTESGQTGPYYHGVAHSSIGEREASHRAISLAELVDVPVLIVHVSGPEAIEQIRWAQNRGLRVYGETCPQYLMLTAADLDRDGFDGAKYVCSPPPRDPAAQEAVWQGLETGVFQVFSSDHAPFRFDDPQGKKLHGEHAHFEHIPNGIPGLETRLPILFSEGVVKQRIDVTRFVALTATNPAKIYGLYPRKGTIAIGSDADLTLWDAAAKSTIRNAELHHAVDYTPYEGLELTGKPVLTLCRGRMVSRNGQPTAAPGDGIFLHCDRPQPARPRGEAKGF; this comes from the coding sequence ATGCGTTTCGACACCTTGATAAAAAACGCTCTGATCATTACTGCGGTCGACCGTTTCTCCGCCGACATCGGCATTCATGGCGGGCGTATTACGGCCTTGGGGCGGGATCTCGGCGAGGCCGATGACATCATCGATGCCGAAGGCCTATGGGTGCTGCCCGGCGGCATCGACGCCCATTGCCATCTGGATCAGCCCCTCGGCGATGGCGCGGTGATGGCCGACGACTTCCATAGCGGCACACGCTCGGCGGCGGCGGGAGGCACCACCACGGTGATTCCCTTCGCCGCTCAGCACAAGGGGCAGTCGCTGCGCGCCGCGGTGGAGGATTATCATCGGCGCAGCGAAGGCAAGGCCTTCATCGATTATGCCTTCCACATGATCGTCACCGATCCCAACGAAACGGTATTGAAGGAAGAGCTACCGGCGCTGATCGAGGAGGGCTACAGCTCCTTCAAGATCTACATGACCTACGATGATCTCAGGCTCAACGACCGCGAGATCCTCAATGTGCTGGCCCTGGCGCGGCGTGAGGGGGCCATGGTCATGGTGCATGCGGAGAATGCCGACTGCATCGCCTACCTGGCCGAGCTGCTTACCGAAAGCGGCCAGACCGGGCCCTATTACCACGGCGTGGCGCATTCGAGCATCGGCGAGCGTGAGGCGTCCCATCGGGCGATTTCGTTGGCGGAGCTGGTCGACGTGCCGGTGCTGATCGTCCACGTCTCCGGCCCCGAGGCCATCGAGCAGATTCGCTGGGCCCAGAACCGGGGACTGCGCGTCTACGGCGAGACCTGCCCGCAGTACCTGATGCTCACCGCTGCCGACCTGGACCGCGACGGCTTCGACGGCGCCAAGTACGTGTGCAGCCCGCCGCCCCGCGACCCGGCGGCCCAGGAAGCGGTCTGGCAGGGGTTGGAGACTGGCGTGTTCCAGGTGTTCTCCTCGGATCACGCGCCGTTTCGCTTCGACGATCCCCAGGGCAAGAAGCTGCACGGCGAACACGCCCACTTCGAGCACATTCCCAACGGCATTCCCGGCCTCGAGACGCGCCTGCCGATCCTGTTCTCCGAAGGCGTGGTCAAGCAGCGCATCGACGTCACCCGCTTCGTCGCGCTGACCGCGACCAATCCGGCCAAGATCTACGGGCTCTACCCGCGCAAGGGCACCATCGCCATCGGCAGTGATGCCGACCTGACCCTATGGGACGCGGCGGCGAAGAGCACCATACGCAACGCCGAGCTGCACCACGCCGTCGACTACACGCCCTACGAGGGACTGGAGCTCACCGGCAAGCCGGTTCTGACCCTGTGCCGTGGCCGGATGGTGTCCCGAAATGGCCAGCCCACCGCTGCGCCGGGCGACGGTATCTTCCTGCACTGCGACAGGCCGCAGCCGGCGCGCCCGCGTGGCGAGGCCAAAGGGTTCTGA
- a CDS encoding TRAP transporter small permease, whose translation MTPAWHRLEAYASSPFKRHFLHGLALLDRASYYTILIAMALMTLLVSAQVFARYVLGTSIDSADELSRLFFVWAIFLAIPHGIKVGIHVGIDALVGLLPQALQERLARLMALVAAVLMAALCWISLGAVVDKWQQLMPTLPVTAAVFYIAVLICAGHGCLHLIAQACRLEPLPSAPESRGGATS comes from the coding sequence ATGACACCCGCCTGGCATCGGCTGGAGGCGTACGCCTCCAGCCCCTTCAAGCGGCACTTCCTGCATGGCCTGGCGCTGCTCGATCGCGCCTCCTATTACACCATCCTTATTGCCATGGCCCTGATGACCCTGCTGGTCTCGGCCCAGGTGTTCGCCCGCTACGTGCTTGGCACCTCCATCGACTCCGCTGACGAGCTGTCGCGCCTGTTCTTCGTCTGGGCGATCTTCCTGGCCATCCCCCACGGCATCAAGGTGGGCATCCACGTCGGCATCGACGCCTTGGTCGGCCTGCTGCCGCAGGCCCTCCAGGAACGGCTGGCCCGACTGATGGCGCTGGTCGCCGCGGTGTTAATGGCCGCGCTGTGCTGGATCAGCCTCGGCGCCGTGGTCGACAAGTGGCAACAACTGATGCCGACCCTGCCGGTCACCGCCGCCGTCTTCTACATCGCCGTGCTGATCTGTGCCGGGCATGGCTGCCTGCACCTGATCGCCCAGGCCTGTCGACTGGAACCGCTGCCCAGCGCCCCCGAAAGCCGTGGAGGAGCCACATCATGA
- a CDS encoding MurR/RpiR family transcriptional regulator yields MELLDGARQILTFGAGGSSTMLTQQLQFRLVRLGYAISAYPQSLLPRMVASSLEPSDVVLPVVARETDFIYHPSASRYAMLAAIDVLALELALRHQDRSRIKLRRLKITLDAHRGGDNRQPLGD; encoded by the coding sequence GTGGAACTGCTCGACGGCGCGCGCCAGATCCTCACGTTCGGCGCCGGCGGCAGTTCGACGATGCTCACCCAGCAGCTGCAGTTTCGGCTGGTGCGGCTGGGCTACGCGATCAGCGCCTACCCGCAGTCGCTGCTGCCGCGGATGGTCGCCTCGTCGCTGGAGCCCAGCGACGTGGTGCTGCCGGTGGTGGCCCGCGAGACCGACTTCATCTACCACCCCTCGGCGTCGCGCTACGCCATGCTCGCCGCCATCGACGTGCTGGCCCTCGAATTGGCGCTGCGCCATCAGGACCGCTCGCGCATCAAGCTGCGCCGGCTCAAGATCACCCTCGACGCCCACCGCGGCGGTGACAACCGCCAACCGCTGGGGGACTGA
- a CDS encoding maleate cis-trans isomerase family protein: protein MDRTLIGMLTPSSNTVLEPYTSAMLLELMPEVTAHFQRFTVTEISMREQALAQFDPAPQLAAAQLLNDARMDVIAWNGTSSSWLGFEADRRLCAAITEATGVPATSSVLALNEVLARTEVTRLGLVTPYLDDIQAAIIANYRAAGHEVVAERHLDDRGNFSFSEYDEATLVGLVREVAEARPQAITILCTNLRGAGIVAELERELGIPIYDSVSVTVWMCLKLAGVDPARITGWGMLFADPRLRD from the coding sequence ATGGATCGCACGCTCATCGGTATGCTCACGCCCTCCTCCAATACCGTGCTGGAGCCCTACACCAGCGCGATGTTGCTGGAGCTGATGCCCGAAGTCACGGCGCACTTCCAACGCTTCACGGTCACGGAGATTTCCATGCGCGAGCAGGCGCTCGCTCAGTTCGATCCCGCCCCGCAACTCGCGGCGGCCCAGTTGCTCAACGACGCCCGCATGGATGTGATCGCCTGGAACGGCACGTCGTCCAGCTGGCTCGGCTTCGAGGCCGATCGTCGGCTGTGCGCGGCGATCACCGAGGCCACCGGTGTACCGGCGACCTCCAGCGTACTGGCGCTCAACGAGGTGCTGGCTCGCACTGAGGTGACCCGGCTGGGCCTGGTGACGCCCTACCTGGATGACATCCAGGCGGCGATCATTGCCAACTATCGGGCCGCCGGGCATGAGGTGGTCGCCGAGCGCCATCTCGACGATCGTGGCAACTTCTCCTTTTCCGAGTACGACGAGGCCACCCTGGTCGGGTTGGTGCGCGAGGTCGCCGAGGCACGTCCACAGGCGATCACGATCCTCTGCACCAATCTGCGCGGGGCCGGGATCGTCGCCGAACTCGAGCGAGAACTCGGCATTCCCATCTACGACTCGGTCAGCGTGACGGTCTGGATGTGTCTGAAGCTGGCGGGTGTCGATCCGGCTCGTATCACCGGCTGGGGGATGCTGTTCGCCGATCCCCGGTTACGGGACTGA
- a CDS encoding TRAP transporter substrate-binding protein, producing the protein MTTTTTRFTRYCSALLMAMGLSTPLLASAETLRFGGNFTGDHSSSRAMEIFQEQLAERTDGELTAQLFPNMQLGGASENVDQVSSGAIMGTWIGVSYLSRIVPELEALSLPFVFDNREEAFALIDGEIGDLLDEKLAAAGFTALGYMELGFRNVTNDVRPLETIEDFQNLKIRLQPNQTHIDTFRALGANPVSMDIKEVYGALQQGVLDGQENPYSIISTKRFDEVQQYLSDTRHFYDYIVVVANRDKFEALSESQQQAVQAAMDEAVAWQRQTAAEEDAAARETLIERGMQFTPINDETRSALREASQGVVDDLRDKIGADIVDRVLEELAS; encoded by the coding sequence ATGACGACAACAACAACGCGCTTCACCCGCTACTGTTCCGCCCTGTTGATGGCCATGGGCTTGTCCACGCCCCTGCTGGCCAGCGCCGAGACGCTGCGCTTCGGTGGCAACTTCACCGGCGATCACTCCAGCAGCCGGGCCATGGAAATCTTCCAGGAGCAGCTGGCCGAGCGCACCGACGGCGAGCTGACCGCCCAGCTGTTCCCCAACATGCAGCTCGGCGGGGCCAGCGAGAATGTCGACCAGGTCAGCTCCGGAGCCATCATGGGCACTTGGATCGGCGTCTCCTACCTGTCGCGCATCGTGCCGGAACTCGAGGCCCTGAGCCTGCCCTTCGTCTTCGATAATCGCGAGGAGGCCTTCGCGCTGATCGATGGCGAAATCGGCGACCTGCTCGACGAGAAGCTCGCCGCGGCCGGCTTCACTGCACTGGGTTACATGGAACTGGGCTTTCGCAACGTCACCAACGACGTGCGGCCGCTCGAAACCATCGAAGACTTCCAGAACCTCAAGATCCGCCTGCAGCCCAACCAGACCCATATCGACACCTTCCGCGCGCTGGGTGCCAACCCGGTGTCGATGGACATCAAGGAAGTCTACGGCGCCCTGCAGCAGGGCGTGCTGGATGGGCAGGAGAACCCCTACAGCATCATCAGCACCAAGCGCTTCGACGAAGTGCAGCAGTACCTCTCGGACACCCGGCACTTCTATGACTACATCGTGGTGGTCGCCAACCGCGACAAGTTCGAGGCGCTGAGCGAGTCACAGCAGCAGGCCGTTCAGGCCGCCATGGACGAGGCCGTGGCCTGGCAGCGCCAGACCGCCGCCGAGGAAGACGCGGCCGCCCGCGAGACCCTGATCGAGCGCGGCATGCAGTTCACTCCGATCAACGACGAGACCCGCAGCGCGCTGCGCGAGGCCAGCCAGGGCGTGGTCGATGACCTGCGCGACAAGATCGGCGCGGACATCGTCGACCGGGTGCTCGAGGAGCTCGCGTCATGA
- a CDS encoding TRAP transporter substrate-binding protein: MRSTTFKNVMLGAFLISGLVLGGLAQAEIQLRVVGNFSGNKKQVDGVERPFFAKLDARDDMRVTYNTMDAIGLEAADALRNLRSGAFDVMSVQIGMASRDDPFFEGVDLAGVAQNLDEQREVVDAIREKMDARLQERFNAKLMTLWPFGPQMLFCNGDIEGLDDLQGKKVRVFTPSMSRLVEGLGATPVTLQFSEVYLALQRGVADCGVTAPTAANSGKWPEVTTHLVPLPLSFSVQGHFMNLDAWNRLDAAQQEELTAAFKEMEKQMWDLARDVNDDAIACSTGQDSCQDHTAYDMTLVDIDDSSSQLVSEVASEAVLPVWGEQCNAQYPECTQVWNETVGDVTGFQIQRP, from the coding sequence ATGCGATCTACAACATTCAAAAACGTCATGCTGGGTGCTTTCCTGATCTCTGGCCTGGTGCTGGGCGGTCTCGCCCAGGCCGAGATCCAACTGCGAGTGGTGGGAAATTTCTCCGGTAACAAGAAGCAGGTGGACGGTGTCGAGCGGCCGTTCTTTGCCAAGCTCGATGCGCGCGACGACATGCGCGTGACCTACAATACCATGGACGCCATCGGACTCGAGGCGGCCGATGCGCTGCGCAACCTGCGCTCCGGCGCCTTCGATGTGATGTCGGTGCAGATCGGCATGGCCTCCCGCGACGATCCTTTCTTCGAAGGCGTCGACCTGGCGGGCGTGGCCCAGAATCTCGACGAACAGCGCGAGGTGGTCGATGCGATTCGCGAGAAGATGGACGCGCGCCTTCAAGAGCGCTTCAACGCCAAGCTGATGACGCTGTGGCCGTTCGGTCCGCAGATGCTGTTCTGCAATGGCGACATCGAAGGCCTAGACGATCTGCAGGGCAAGAAGGTGCGCGTGTTCACGCCCTCCATGTCGCGTCTGGTGGAAGGCCTGGGGGCGACGCCGGTGACCCTGCAGTTCAGCGAGGTCTATCTCGCGCTGCAACGTGGCGTGGCCGATTGCGGCGTGACTGCGCCCACCGCCGCCAATAGCGGAAAGTGGCCTGAGGTCACCACCCACTTGGTGCCGCTACCGCTGTCCTTCTCCGTTCAGGGGCATTTCATGAACTTGGATGCCTGGAATCGCCTCGATGCGGCCCAGCAGGAAGAACTGACCGCGGCATTCAAGGAAATGGAAAAGCAGATGTGGGATCTCGCCCGTGACGTCAACGACGACGCCATCGCCTGCAGTACCGGCCAGGATTCCTGCCAGGACCACACCGCCTACGACATGACCCTGGTCGACATCGACGACTCGTCCTCGCAGCTGGTGAGCGAGGTCGCCAGTGAAGCGGTGCTGCCGGTCTGGGGCGAGCAGTGCAACGCGCAGTATCCCGAGTGCACCCAGGTATGGAACGAGACCGTGGGTGACGTGACCGGCTTCCAGATTCAGCGGCCGTAA
- a CDS encoding TRAP transporter large permease, producing MIGAFEVMIGFFIMLGMMALGIHVAVAIFFVAVLATLMFLGLPLLYSFGDTLWGTLNDFILTAIPLFILLGELLLRSGVTERMYSALSVWLNRLPGGLLHTNIGASSVFAAMSGSSVATAATIGTVALPAFAERGYSERLALGTLAAGATLGILIPPSINMIIYGAITNTSIGKLFIAGILPGLALAGAFMLAIMAFSLLRPGVAGEREARVPLRKRLASLVDLLPPTFVFAIVMGSIYGGWATPTEAAALGVVAASVVAALNRKLTVKMLHECFLSMARTTAMIMLIIVAAFFLNYIVGILGIPNTLTRWVADLGLSPMGLILALVIFYLVLGCFLETLSMMIATVPIVVPMVVQFGFDPVWFGIFLVIMMEISLITPPIGMNLYVVQGVRGKGSIADVMLGSLPFLAIMLAFVALIIVWPGLVLWLPNAMG from the coding sequence ATGATCGGTGCTTTCGAGGTCATGATTGGATTTTTCATCATGCTGGGCATGATGGCTCTGGGGATCCACGTCGCGGTGGCGATCTTTTTCGTGGCGGTGCTAGCGACGTTGATGTTTCTCGGCCTGCCGCTGCTGTACTCCTTCGGCGATACCCTGTGGGGCACACTCAATGACTTCATCCTCACGGCGATACCGCTATTCATTCTGTTGGGGGAGCTACTGCTGCGTAGCGGTGTGACCGAGCGCATGTACAGCGCCCTGTCGGTATGGCTCAACCGTCTGCCCGGTGGCCTTTTGCACACCAACATCGGCGCCTCTTCGGTATTCGCCGCCATGTCCGGCTCCTCGGTAGCCACCGCCGCCACCATCGGCACCGTGGCCTTGCCGGCCTTCGCCGAACGCGGCTACAGCGAGCGTCTAGCGCTGGGCACGCTGGCCGCGGGAGCGACGCTCGGCATTTTGATTCCACCCAGCATCAACATGATCATCTACGGCGCGATCACCAACACCTCGATCGGCAAGCTGTTCATTGCGGGGATCTTGCCTGGATTAGCTTTGGCTGGGGCCTTTATGCTGGCGATCATGGCCTTCAGCCTGCTGCGTCCCGGGGTGGCTGGAGAGCGCGAAGCGCGTGTTCCATTGCGCAAGCGCCTGGCGTCGCTGGTGGACCTGTTACCGCCGACTTTCGTCTTCGCCATTGTCATGGGCAGCATCTACGGTGGCTGGGCCACCCCCACCGAGGCGGCGGCGCTGGGAGTGGTGGCCGCATCGGTAGTGGCGGCCCTCAACCGCAAGCTGACCGTCAAGATGCTGCATGAGTGCTTCCTGTCCATGGCGCGCACCACGGCGATGATCATGCTGATCATCGTCGCCGCTTTCTTCCTCAACTACATCGTCGGCATCCTGGGAATCCCCAACACCCTGACGCGTTGGGTCGCGGACCTGGGGCTCTCGCCCATGGGGCTGATCCTGGCACTGGTGATCTTCTACCTGGTGCTGGGCTGCTTCCTCGAGACGCTCTCGATGATGATCGCCACCGTGCCCATCGTGGTACCCATGGTCGTGCAGTTCGGCTTCGACCCGGTGTGGTTCGGTATCTTCCTGGTGATCATGATGGAAATCTCGCTGATCACCCCGCCCATTGGCATGAACCTTTACGTGGTCCAGGGGGTGCGCGGCAAGGGCTCGATTGCCGATGTGATGCTCGGCAGTCTGCCGTTTCTCGCCATCATGCTGGCCTTCGTGGCGCTGATCATCGTCTGGCCGGGGCTGGTGCTGTGGTTGCCCAATGCCATGGGCTGA